One genomic region from Arenicella chitinivorans encodes:
- a CDS encoding ABC transporter permease, whose translation MLVRPAWRLARRLIQKRANARESVLLVMTMALSSFVIASLNLFSLNVQQSLRDDISQFLGAPLVVRSDVPFAKLAFSHPELQSPVITRTFTTGATSAYAYQTVSLKAVSSTYPVQGRFAVQLADNMLKHHAADLEPNSAWLDQRAMQTLNLGLGDTVKLGRAEFVVSGEILAEPDRLTQLQHTLPRIMINLKALANTGVNEQNNRGEYRLLYSGSTSALEQLKTNLRATRPELEVLTADSGRHPFARIAARASNLLHLVFAFLVLIAGTTVATLSKHLLNEFSISATVLRAMGVGKSVVISALGLIFSATALLASTLGYLGAFLTQPWLLSLAEPHMTLTASKMQFAQWWPSLLLAVALVIGFVVPGLLALSRVPVTAALQQIKTNLRSSYLSSVLVGLALTVWLWLSSDNPQLTTLLIGTVMLVVILTMLFGWILTKLTAQWHRVLRGPLKIAIRSLGRSAHRNTAPLVTVAITVLAVLLTTTLRGSFLDTLHLQSLDQDGNYIFTNLPAAMEPEFRQHLAANFMELRQSHPVVRAVLTHINGVEKAAYLSRESETREQARSAVNLSYADALPKNNRLLEGSWPRSINEVSVESEVMADLDLKLGDTLRFAIGARHLDAKITSRREFQAGGSRMMFWFMFAPQTLRDYPQTRMGGLLATRDTRAGLASLSAAFPTLRLTDLAQHIDRIRATMLVLTRLMNTALGMLLIIATLSIVAAATVNASLRRVPATVMRALGLQRRGVYSMALLEQIMLAATGCLVGVIAVQLCAGLMFQNLFALHYRMDFVYLSLVVSSVLGLFALIGFLAGHRQTQLSPSEAFRL comes from the coding sequence ATGTTAGTTCGACCAGCATGGAGGTTAGCACGTCGCCTAATTCAAAAACGCGCGAATGCACGTGAATCTGTGTTGCTGGTGATGACCATGGCACTCAGCAGCTTCGTGATAGCCAGTCTGAACCTTTTCAGTCTGAACGTGCAGCAAAGTCTGCGTGACGATATCAGTCAATTTTTGGGCGCACCACTGGTAGTACGCAGTGATGTGCCGTTTGCAAAACTTGCGTTTAGTCACCCAGAATTGCAAAGCCCAGTGATTACACGCACGTTTACCACCGGAGCTACCAGTGCGTATGCCTATCAAACCGTCTCCTTAAAAGCCGTGTCAAGCACCTACCCGGTGCAGGGTCGCTTCGCCGTGCAACTGGCAGACAACATGCTAAAACATCATGCCGCAGACCTCGAACCAAATTCTGCGTGGCTGGATCAACGTGCTATGCAAACGCTGAATCTAGGTCTAGGCGACACCGTCAAGCTCGGTCGTGCTGAGTTTGTGGTGAGCGGAGAAATCCTGGCGGAACCCGACCGATTGACACAACTGCAGCACACCCTGCCGCGCATAATGATTAACCTGAAAGCGCTGGCTAACACTGGGGTTAACGAACAGAATAATCGCGGTGAGTACCGCCTATTGTACTCAGGTAGCACCAGTGCACTTGAGCAATTAAAAACAAACCTACGCGCAACCAGGCCTGAACTCGAGGTCCTGACCGCAGACAGTGGACGCCACCCATTTGCACGAATCGCTGCACGCGCATCTAACTTGCTGCACTTGGTGTTCGCCTTTTTGGTATTGATCGCAGGCACTACCGTGGCGACCCTAAGCAAACACTTGCTAAACGAGTTCAGTATCTCCGCGACCGTATTACGCGCCATGGGGGTAGGCAAGAGTGTGGTAATCAGCGCGCTTGGATTGATCTTCTCAGCCACTGCACTTTTGGCTAGCACATTGGGCTACCTCGGCGCGTTCTTAACCCAGCCTTGGCTATTATCGCTGGCCGAGCCACACATGACTTTGACCGCAAGCAAAATGCAGTTCGCACAATGGTGGCCTAGCCTATTGCTAGCCGTTGCGTTGGTAATTGGGTTTGTGGTGCCGGGTTTACTGGCCTTGAGTCGAGTACCTGTCACGGCAGCGCTGCAACAAATCAAAACGAACCTGCGCAGTTCATACCTGAGCAGTGTATTGGTTGGCCTGGCACTGACTGTATGGCTCTGGCTCAGCAGTGACAACCCTCAACTGACCACACTATTGATTGGCACGGTGATGCTGGTGGTGATTCTGACCATGTTGTTCGGCTGGATCCTCACTAAGCTCACCGCGCAATGGCATCGCGTGTTGCGCGGCCCCTTAAAGATTGCCATTCGCAGTCTTGGGCGCAGCGCACACCGCAATACGGCTCCGTTGGTAACGGTGGCGATAACCGTGCTGGCAGTGCTGCTCACCACCACACTGCGCGGCAGTTTTTTGGACACGCTGCATTTACAAAGTCTGGACCAGGACGGCAACTATATTTTCACCAACCTGCCTGCCGCCATGGAGCCCGAGTTCAGGCAACATTTAGCAGCAAACTTCATGGAATTACGTCAGTCGCACCCGGTCGTGCGAGCAGTCCTCACGCATATCAACGGCGTCGAAAAAGCCGCGTATCTCTCGCGTGAGAGTGAGACGCGTGAACAAGCGCGCTCGGCTGTCAACCTTTCTTACGCGGATGCCTTGCCGAAAAACAACCGCCTACTGGAAGGTAGTTGGCCGAGATCCATCAATGAAGTTTCAGTCGAAAGTGAGGTCATGGCAGATCTAGACCTTAAACTGGGCGACACACTCCGGTTCGCAATCGGGGCACGTCATCTAGACGCCAAAATCACCAGCAGGCGCGAATTTCAAGCTGGTGGATCTCGTATGATGTTTTGGTTTATGTTCGCCCCGCAGACGCTGCGAGACTACCCGCAGACGCGCATGGGGGGGCTGTTAGCAACGCGGGATACACGCGCTGGCCTGGCTAGCCTAAGTGCCGCGTTTCCCACACTCAGGCTAACTGATCTGGCTCAACATATTGATCGAATCCGTGCCACGATGCTCGTACTCACGCGGTTGATGAACACCGCACTCGGTATGTTGCTTATTATTGCCACCTTGTCAATTGTGGCAGCCGCCACCGTCAATGCCAGCCTTAGACGCGTACCCGCTACCGTGATGCGCGCACTGGGTTTGCAGCGTCGAGGTGTGTACAGCATGGCACTGTTAGAGCAGATTATGCTTGCCGCGACTGGCTGCTTGGTTGGTGTTATCGCTGTTCAACTCTGCGCCGGACTGATGTTTCAAAACCTATTTGCGCTACACTATCGTATGGATTTCGTCTATCTCTCACTCGTGGTCAGCAGTGTCTTAGGACTCTTTGCACTGATCGGTTTTCTGGCTGGCCATCGCCAAACCCAGTTATCACCCAGTGAGGCGTTCAGGCTATGA
- a CDS encoding ABC transporter ATP-binding protein encodes MSTAVIHAHKLSKTIYSASQPIKILRGVDLTVNAGDSVAILGASGSGKSTLLGVLAGLDTVNNGHIQLLGEELTTLNEDQRTALRAGQIGFVFQSFHLLPELSAVENVALTLELFNRSDALNVAYEWLTRLGLAHRAEHYPSQLSGGEQQRVALCRAFAVEPKILFADEPTANLDAHTANNVLDQLFSLLDTSQTSLVVATHDPVLARRCRHRFQLQDGILNSAPKDQESLC; translated from the coding sequence ATGAGCACCGCTGTTATTCATGCCCACAAGCTAAGCAAAACCATCTATTCAGCCAGTCAACCGATCAAGATCTTGCGCGGCGTTGACCTGACGGTCAACGCCGGTGATTCAGTCGCCATTCTGGGTGCATCCGGCAGCGGCAAATCCACCTTACTTGGCGTACTTGCTGGTCTCGACACCGTCAACAACGGGCATATCCAGCTGCTCGGCGAAGAGTTAACCACGCTCAATGAAGACCAGCGCACGGCATTGCGGGCTGGGCAGATTGGCTTCGTGTTTCAGTCATTCCACCTGTTGCCGGAACTCTCCGCAGTGGAAAACGTGGCTCTGACACTTGAGTTATTCAATCGCTCTGACGCATTAAACGTGGCGTATGAGTGGCTTACTCGACTGGGTTTGGCACACCGGGCCGAGCATTACCCCAGCCAACTGTCGGGCGGTGAGCAGCAACGGGTAGCCCTGTGCCGTGCTTTCGCAGTCGAGCCAAAAATATTATTTGCCGATGAACCGACCGCCAATCTGGACGCACATACGGCTAACAATGTACTTGATCAGTTATTTTCGTTGCTTGACACGTCTCAGACCAGTCTGGTGGTCGCAACGCATGACCCGGTATTGGCTCGTCGCTGTCGGCACCGCTTCCAACTGCAAGATGGCATTTTAAACAGTGCACCCAAAGATCAGGAGTCGTTATGTTAG
- a CDS encoding alpha/beta hydrolase, producing MKTCVLPGLLSILMVLSSPCTIARSAVTVLPGTPPETREVRLESLSEKSATLRFIAADGASVTGKLLLPESPHTKLAVLLHPMGSDLTFWTRTDHSMRASRLSNYLRQNGYAVIMLDARLHGRRAVSHITARDLLKSAHSADPTLYHDTIQGTVRDYASVLAWARTQYQPKEVLIMGYSMGAQMSLILAAQHPSIDHVVVMVPPYVAADTSPVAPRMFTAQILQANVLWLAAKQDEHSTTTQTQATFDLIPSKHKRLVWLDSAHRLPSTYTDLVLAHLEKLSQRPATENKP from the coding sequence ATGAAAACCTGTGTATTACCCGGACTGCTTAGCATCTTGATGGTGTTAAGCAGTCCCTGCACGATCGCCCGATCAGCGGTCACCGTGCTTCCAGGCACACCGCCTGAGACGCGCGAGGTAAGGCTCGAATCATTGTCCGAAAAGTCGGCCACATTGCGCTTTATCGCTGCCGATGGTGCCAGTGTCACCGGTAAGCTTCTATTGCCAGAGTCCCCGCACACCAAACTTGCTGTACTGTTGCACCCAATGGGCAGCGACCTAACTTTCTGGACCCGCACGGATCACTCGATGCGAGCAAGCAGACTCAGCAACTATTTACGCCAGAATGGGTATGCTGTGATCATGTTGGATGCACGATTACATGGCCGCCGAGCTGTGTCACACATCACAGCACGAGACCTGTTGAAAAGCGCGCACAGTGCCGACCCGACGCTCTACCACGACACAATTCAAGGCACAGTTCGCGACTACGCCAGCGTGCTAGCCTGGGCAAGAACGCAGTATCAACCCAAAGAGGTCTTGATCATGGGTTACAGCATGGGCGCGCAAATGAGCCTGATTCTGGCCGCGCAGCATCCGTCAATCGACCACGTGGTTGTGATGGTCCCGCCTTATGTGGCCGCCGATACCTCGCCGGTTGCACCACGAATGTTTACCGCTCAGATCCTACAGGCCAATGTACTCTGGCTGGCAGCCAAGCAGGACGAGCACTCAACCACGACACAAACGCAGGCAACCTTTGATTTAATCCCCAGTAAGCATAAACGCCTCGTCTGGCTGGACAGCGCCCACCGCTTACCGAGCACCTATACCGATCTGGTACTCGCGCACTTGGAAAAACTATCGCAAAGACCTGCTACGGAGAATAAACCATGA
- a CDS encoding SDR family NAD(P)-dependent oxidoreductase produces the protein MNKIALITGGSRGLGRSMAHHLAANGRDIILTYHSNHQAARDTVDQIEQFGQRAIAVQLDITQTMRFAEFVTQLSSHLSDTWQTAQIDFLINNAGSGVFQAFQSTTETQFDKMVDEHVKGPFFLTQALLPLIRDGGRILNVSSGLTRMTFPGFSAYASMKSAVETLSIYLARELGERRISVNTLAPGAIETDFGGGYVRDTAEVNQHLADITALGRVGVPDDVGGAVAAILADGAAWINAQRIEVSGGQNI, from the coding sequence ATGAATAAAATTGCGCTTATCACCGGTGGCAGCCGTGGCCTTGGTCGCAGCATGGCACACCACTTAGCTGCGAATGGTCGAGACATTATCCTCACCTACCACAGCAACCACCAAGCAGCACGAGACACAGTCGACCAGATTGAACAGTTCGGGCAACGCGCAATCGCCGTCCAGCTGGACATTACCCAGACCATGCGTTTTGCGGAATTTGTGACGCAATTGTCGAGCCACTTAAGCGATACATGGCAAACCGCACAGATCGACTTTCTCATCAACAACGCAGGATCTGGCGTATTCCAAGCTTTCCAATCCACTACCGAAACGCAGTTCGACAAAATGGTCGATGAGCATGTGAAAGGTCCCTTCTTCTTGACCCAGGCGTTGTTGCCCTTGATCAGGGATGGCGGTCGCATTCTAAATGTGTCGTCCGGTCTAACACGTATGACCTTTCCGGGCTTCTCGGCTTACGCCAGCATGAAATCCGCGGTCGAGACACTGTCGATATATCTGGCGCGAGAATTAGGCGAGCGAAGGATTTCGGTGAATACTCTGGCGCCCGGTGCCATCGAGACTGATTTCGGTGGTGGATATGTGCGAGACACGGCCGAGGTAAATCAGCACCTCGCGGACATCACCGCCTTGGGGCGGGTTGGCGTGCCTGACGACGTTGGTGGCGCAGTTGCGGCAATCCTGGCTGATGGTGCCGCTTGGATCAACGCACAACGCATCGAGGTTTCCGGCGGGCAAAACATCTAA
- a CDS encoding AraC family transcriptional regulator: MNTRQRPTLAAIVSQFAPNEGVNGTQIPGVECLRFSRAGRRLPTVYNPCVCFIVQGKKRVLLRDQVFEYKPGEFLAVSVDVPVIGEVVEGSSARPYLGLKISLDQAQLAELVATGERCLSNTQLPSRAVFVGQSDDKLSDCIARIADLLFAPKEISVLAPLLQRELYFRLLTSPHAQSITKLAQRGSHLQRIAQAIRILRHQFDKPVRVEYLANQVGMSVSSFHAHFKRVTAMSPLQFQKQLRLTEARQMMLSTQCDVVSAAYRVGYESPSQFNREYVRAFGVTPGRDADQHRVEQLGKRT; encoded by the coding sequence ATGAATACTCGACAACGACCAACGCTCGCTGCGATTGTGTCTCAATTCGCCCCCAATGAAGGTGTCAATGGCACTCAAATACCAGGCGTCGAGTGCCTTCGATTCAGTCGAGCCGGAAGACGTCTTCCTACCGTCTACAATCCCTGTGTATGCTTTATCGTGCAAGGAAAGAAACGCGTCCTGCTGCGCGATCAGGTCTTTGAATACAAGCCGGGTGAGTTTCTGGCCGTGTCGGTGGATGTACCGGTCATTGGTGAAGTGGTGGAGGGGAGTTCGGCGCGACCATACTTGGGATTGAAAATTAGTTTAGATCAAGCGCAATTGGCTGAGTTAGTGGCCACGGGGGAACGCTGCCTCTCGAATACGCAGTTGCCCAGTCGTGCGGTATTTGTTGGTCAGAGCGATGACAAATTAAGTGATTGCATAGCGCGTATCGCTGACCTTTTATTCGCGCCGAAGGAGATCAGTGTGTTGGCCCCATTGTTACAGCGTGAGTTGTATTTTCGGCTGCTCACCAGCCCACACGCACAAAGTATTACCAAGCTGGCGCAGAGGGGCAGTCATCTGCAACGGATAGCGCAGGCGATTCGAATACTGCGCCATCAATTCGATAAACCGGTGCGGGTCGAGTATCTCGCCAATCAGGTTGGCATGAGTGTGTCGTCCTTCCACGCGCATTTTAAACGCGTGACCGCCATGAGTCCCCTGCAGTTTCAAAAGCAACTGCGCTTAACCGAGGCCCGCCAGATGATGTTGTCGACGCAGTGTGACGTGGTGAGCGCGGCGTATCGTGTCGGCTATGAGAGCCCGTCCCAGTTTAATCGGGAATATGTGCGGGCCTTTGGTGTGACGCCGGGCCGAGACGCGGATCAACATCGCGTAGAGCAACTAGGCAAGCGCACGTGA
- a CDS encoding reprolysin-like metallopeptidase gives MVGKKYLGASESGSLVGYWWIVALVLSVCSHTTSAQTGVAPDLFSYSTRTVASKMVADGAVQSVKPIDVNRKIAQLKEGDTLQIPMPDGALMTLEIYRTGTAPNGDVQLWGKNDDTEDWLVITFGKKQVYASFGDETSNYSIGWDQLSGTVLIDAKQVQQSIDLADDIKVPPSKLVAHDVRGSKTPVTGHSTGTKAIIGVMAIYSDEFSAGFSDPVSRINQMIAFTNAAYDRSGVNIQLELARAQQLAFNNSASTGTLLDAVTDSTGVFSTVPSLRNQYFADLVAVLPYVGNSGVAGIAWINGESEAYGFSVTQFASWGSDSVFAHEIGHNLGSGHERASANSGQPSPCDNRYTFEDYACGHGNGSQGTIMSYLNDAAWNYVFSNPDLNCNGEPCGVPAGQSNQADNRRAFNSSGPLVAGFRYDPSRDVDSDGVFNEYDNCPNVENPDQTNSDGDAFGDVCDDDSDNDGVNDDIDNCPLDENADQADADSNGLGDVCDPGEMCFPVDAGMGRMAVVCL, from the coding sequence ATGGTCGGTAAAAAATATTTAGGTGCTTCTGAGTCCGGAAGTTTGGTTGGCTACTGGTGGATTGTGGCGCTTGTTCTGAGTGTTTGCTCACACACGACCAGTGCACAAACTGGCGTTGCGCCAGATTTATTCTCTTATTCGACGCGTACCGTGGCATCTAAAATGGTTGCTGATGGCGCAGTTCAGAGTGTGAAGCCGATTGATGTGAATCGGAAAATTGCGCAATTAAAGGAAGGCGACACGCTGCAAATTCCGATGCCGGACGGCGCGTTGATGACACTGGAGATCTATCGAACCGGCACTGCACCCAATGGTGATGTGCAGCTGTGGGGTAAAAACGATGACACTGAAGATTGGTTGGTGATCACCTTTGGTAAGAAACAAGTGTATGCAAGTTTTGGTGATGAGACGAGCAACTATTCGATCGGATGGGATCAATTAAGTGGTACGGTATTGATCGATGCTAAACAGGTGCAACAATCAATAGATTTGGCTGATGATATTAAGGTGCCCCCTTCAAAGCTGGTGGCTCACGACGTGCGAGGCTCCAAAACTCCTGTAACTGGGCATTCGACAGGAACTAAAGCGATCATCGGTGTGATGGCAATTTACTCTGATGAATTCTCCGCTGGTTTCTCAGATCCAGTTTCACGAATAAATCAAATGATAGCTTTCACGAATGCTGCCTATGATCGTAGTGGCGTAAATATTCAACTAGAGTTGGCGCGGGCCCAGCAGTTAGCATTTAATAACAGCGCTTCTACTGGCACTTTACTCGATGCTGTAACAGACAGCACTGGTGTATTCAGTACAGTGCCCAGTCTCAGAAATCAATACTTTGCTGATTTAGTAGCAGTGTTGCCATATGTAGGCAACAGTGGTGTGGCTGGCATCGCGTGGATAAATGGAGAAAGCGAAGCCTATGGGTTCTCTGTTACGCAGTTTGCCAGCTGGGGTTCCGACTCTGTATTTGCACACGAAATCGGTCATAACCTGGGTTCGGGACACGAGCGTGCTTCGGCAAATTCCGGTCAACCAAGCCCCTGTGACAATCGCTATACGTTTGAAGACTATGCATGCGGTCATGGTAATGGTTCGCAAGGCACTATTATGTCGTACTTGAATGATGCGGCTTGGAACTACGTGTTCTCTAATCCGGACCTCAACTGTAATGGCGAACCCTGTGGTGTTCCAGCTGGCCAGAGCAACCAAGCAGATAATCGCAGAGCATTCAATTCCAGTGGTCCTCTTGTTGCAGGATTTCGCTATGATCCTTCGCGAGATGTAGATTCTGATGGGGTATTTAACGAGTACGACAATTGCCCGAATGTGGAGAACCCAGACCAAACAAATTCCGATGGTGATGCGTTTGGGGATGTGTGCGATGACGACAGTGATAATGACGGGGTGAATGACGATATCGACAATTGTCCGCTCGATGAAAATGCTGATCAAGCCGACGCTGATTCTAATGGTCTCGGTGATGTGTGCGATCCGGGTGAAATGTGCTTCCCTGTCGACGCTGGAATGGGGCGTATGGCGGTTGTCTGCCTATAA
- a CDS encoding DUF4156 domain-containing protein — MPELTKSIKTGLLAVSLCAVASGCTWVKKNPGADRVRIAPADLVGSCKSLGTVTSNTVNKVTVVNRSTKKVQSELETLARNEAAKSGADTIVVRSPIVDGQQTFELFRCL; from the coding sequence ATGCCCGAACTCACTAAGTCAATCAAAACTGGGCTGCTCGCCGTGAGCCTGTGTGCCGTCGCCAGCGGCTGTACTTGGGTCAAAAAGAATCCCGGCGCGGATCGTGTCCGCATCGCACCGGCGGATTTGGTCGGTAGCTGCAAAAGCCTTGGCACGGTCACCAGCAACACCGTCAACAAGGTCACTGTGGTCAATCGTAGCACCAAGAAAGTTCAATCCGAACTTGAAACGCTGGCCCGCAACGAGGCCGCCAAATCGGGAGCCGACACCATTGTGGTGCGCTCCCCAATCGTTGACGGCCAACAAACGTTTGAGTTGTTCCGCTGCCTTTAA
- a CDS encoding DUF4404 family protein — protein sequence MAVSHVTHGICDTLLINHQLDDTIMGSNELHDLLEQLRNQHQGADFVDSEYQQRLDEIIVSLEQQSLYPDSFDEYSNLDEQIGALILDLETEYPTLKRVLDSVQQVLSNFRV from the coding sequence ATGGCCGTTTCGCACGTGACTCACGGTATCTGCGATACCTTACTTATTAACCATCAACTTGACGATACAATTATGGGAAGCAACGAACTTCACGACTTACTTGAGCAGCTTCGAAACCAACACCAAGGGGCTGACTTTGTCGACAGCGAATATCAACAGCGCCTAGACGAGATTATCGTGTCGCTAGAACAACAATCGCTTTATCCAGACAGCTTTGATGAGTATTCCAACCTTGATGAACAAATCGGCGCGCTCATCCTTGACCTGGAAACTGAGTACCCGACGTTGAAACGCGTGTTGGATTCCGTGCAACAGGTTCTAAGTAATTTTAGGGTTTGA
- a CDS encoding alpha/beta hydrolase yields MIQPISLKLYSHEMSTQLPIHLAHDYAPGNGPVILFCGGFNSNRNGNKAVALQDWALENHTAYVRFDYQGHGDSPGDFADCTVSTWLNDILTIIDALSDTSGVLLVGSSMGGWLSLLAARLRPKRVAGLLLIACAADMTDYYPARLAGFPRQLDPHGRQYYAVPNEYDNHEPYRIYQSLLEDGAQYTLLDSTISILAPVRLIHGIDDDVVPWQRSEAVLQRLETQYCSLSLVKHGDHRLSKPHELRFIQTQLAELLRECHD; encoded by the coding sequence ATGATTCAGCCAATTAGTCTGAAACTCTATTCGCATGAAATGAGCACGCAACTTCCCATTCATCTGGCGCACGATTACGCCCCGGGTAACGGTCCCGTCATCCTTTTTTGTGGTGGCTTTAACTCCAATCGGAACGGCAATAAGGCAGTGGCATTGCAGGACTGGGCGTTGGAAAACCACACCGCATACGTGCGATTCGATTATCAAGGGCATGGGGACTCGCCAGGCGACTTTGCAGACTGTACTGTGTCGACCTGGCTGAATGACATTCTGACGATCATCGATGCACTCTCAGACACATCCGGTGTGCTGTTGGTCGGCAGCTCAATGGGCGGCTGGTTATCGTTGTTGGCAGCTCGTTTACGCCCCAAGCGCGTGGCTGGACTTCTGCTCATCGCCTGTGCTGCGGACATGACTGACTACTACCCTGCCCGTCTTGCCGGTTTTCCGCGACAACTAGACCCTCACGGCCGCCAATACTATGCCGTACCGAATGAGTACGACAACCATGAGCCGTACCGCATCTATCAGTCCTTACTGGAGGATGGCGCGCAATACACGTTACTCGACAGCACAATTAGCATACTCGCACCGGTACGTCTGATTCACGGTATCGACGACGACGTTGTCCCCTGGCAACGCTCAGAAGCCGTATTACAACGACTTGAAACCCAATATTGCAGCCTGAGCTTGGTCAAACACGGCGACCACCGCTTATCCAAACCCCACGAGTTGCGTTTTATCCAAACCCAACTCGCAGAACTGCTACGTGAATGCCACGACTAA
- a CDS encoding DUF2189 domain-containing protein — translation MTNHENNTNTVPFVAPCDQLDFVAPFRWLGKGMDDARRAPIASLSYGLVMACLIMLFTVLAWRYGSAWIVFSLLCGFVFAAPIACVGTYAISAQLERNLPVSLKRTLKACFKRYLGSELVFALVLLIIFLVWARASSAVSIFMPETGNYTTQEMVGYYGALAILALVFLSLTFAASVFSLPMIMHRDVDAITAVVTSINAVLRNKAVMALWGCLIGVGLVLGIATGGLLLILFLPAVGHAVWHGYLETIDASEFPRHTSGITSTERVSETE, via the coding sequence GTGACCAACCACGAGAACAATACAAACACTGTGCCGTTTGTCGCGCCATGCGATCAGCTTGATTTTGTCGCGCCGTTTCGTTGGTTAGGCAAAGGGATGGATGACGCACGCCGTGCCCCCATCGCCAGTTTGAGCTATGGGTTGGTCATGGCCTGCTTAATCATGTTGTTTACGGTTCTCGCATGGCGCTATGGCAGTGCTTGGATTGTGTTTTCGTTGTTATGTGGATTCGTGTTTGCCGCCCCGATCGCCTGTGTCGGTACGTATGCAATCAGTGCACAACTGGAGCGCAATTTACCGGTGTCACTAAAGCGCACCTTGAAGGCGTGCTTTAAGCGCTACCTAGGTTCGGAGCTGGTGTTTGCGCTGGTGCTGCTCATTATTTTCCTGGTATGGGCACGCGCGAGCTCTGCGGTGAGCATCTTCATGCCTGAAACTGGCAATTACACCACGCAGGAAATGGTGGGGTATTACGGCGCACTGGCAATCCTGGCGTTGGTATTCCTGAGCTTGACCTTCGCCGCCAGCGTATTCTCCCTACCCATGATTATGCACCGCGACGTGGATGCCATCACTGCTGTGGTGACTTCGATTAATGCTGTGCTGCGGAACAAAGCTGTGATGGCCTTGTGGGGGTGTCTAATCGGCGTTGGACTGGTGCTCGGAATCGCAACTGGCGGATTACTCTTAATCCTGTTCCTTCCCGCTGTTGGTCACGCCGTCTGGCACGGCTACTTAGAGACTATTGACGCCAGTGAATTTCCGCGCCACACCAGTGGCATTACGTCGACTGAGCGCGTCAGTGAGACCGAGTGA
- a CDS encoding class I SAM-dependent methyltransferase — MAASSTEEQIVTDYWNSNIADDFFGITYWLANPLISQRFNQGLVEGLPYCSWINYSLSFLESVDCQRILGIGCGSGELELRLAELDAAQFIDGVDLSDKRIEIANQRAKTRGIEQRVKFHVQNAEKMTMEPNLYDAIYFNSSLHHMADLDAILLGCARALKPTGYLFVNEYIGPNRFDFSEHEKKLLQSVFNLIPQQYRVSHDKNDRGEIRNTVGIPNPEDVARVDPSEAICSAQIDEAIHKQFRVIKYNPTIGALMQFLLNGIAGNFRESDSASVSVLEMLFDIEERLMEAGSLKPHFAFYVAQPNS, encoded by the coding sequence ATGGCCGCCTCGTCCACCGAAGAACAGATCGTCACAGACTACTGGAACAGCAATATCGCAGATGATTTTTTCGGCATCACCTACTGGCTTGCCAACCCGCTGATCAGTCAACGATTTAATCAAGGCCTGGTCGAAGGCTTACCCTACTGCAGTTGGATCAACTATTCCCTGAGCTTTCTTGAGTCAGTTGACTGTCAGCGAATTTTAGGAATTGGGTGCGGCAGCGGTGAGCTGGAACTTCGACTTGCTGAATTAGATGCCGCGCAGTTCATAGATGGTGTCGATTTATCTGACAAACGTATTGAAATCGCGAACCAAAGGGCGAAAACGCGGGGTATAGAGCAACGCGTAAAGTTCCATGTTCAAAATGCCGAAAAAATGACGATGGAACCAAATCTTTATGACGCGATTTACTTCAATTCGTCGCTTCACCACATGGCAGACCTGGATGCAATTTTGCTTGGCTGTGCACGCGCGTTGAAACCCACGGGGTATTTGTTCGTGAACGAATATATTGGGCCGAACCGTTTTGACTTTAGTGAGCACGAAAAAAAACTCTTGCAGAGTGTGTTTAATCTAATCCCTCAGCAATACCGGGTGTCGCATGACAAAAACGACCGTGGAGAAATACGCAACACGGTCGGGATTCCTAATCCTGAAGACGTCGCGCGAGTTGACCCATCGGAAGCAATTTGCTCAGCACAAATCGATGAAGCCATCCACAAGCAATTCAGGGTCATTAAATACAACCCGACTATCGGTGCGTTGATGCAATTCTTATTGAATGGAATTGCCGGTAATTTTAGAGAGTCGGACTCTGCGTCTGTTTCAGTGCTGGAGATGCTGTTTGATATCGAAGAAAGGCTAATGGAAGCCGGCAGCTTAAAACCACACTTCGCGTTCTACGTAGCACAGCCCAATAGCTGA